One window of the Janthinobacterium sp. PAMC25594 genome contains the following:
- the ybaK gene encoding Cys-tRNA(Pro) deacylase, which yields MAKKEHISETQATQLLRKHHVSFEEHPYPYEEHGGTSVSARELGVPEHAVIKTLVMQDEAAKPLIVLMHGDCKVSTKNLARGIGCKSVEPCKPEVAQRHSGYMIGGTSPFGTKKAMPVYVEQSILALERIYINGGRRGFLVSLAPQVLIDLLKAKPVQCALQD from the coding sequence ATGGCTAAAAAAGAGCATATTTCCGAAACCCAGGCGACGCAGCTGCTGCGCAAGCATCACGTTTCCTTTGAAGAACACCCGTATCCGTATGAAGAACACGGCGGCACCAGCGTCTCGGCGCGCGAGCTGGGGGTGCCCGAGCACGCGGTGATCAAGACCCTGGTGATGCAGGACGAGGCGGCCAAGCCGCTGATCGTGCTCATGCATGGCGATTGCAAGGTGTCGACCAAGAATTTGGCGCGTGGCATCGGCTGCAAGTCCGTCGAGCCGTGCAAGCCCGAAGTGGCGCAGCGCCATTCCGGCTACATGATCGGCGGCACCTCGCCGTTCGGCACGAAGAAGGCCATGCCCGTGTACGTGGAGCAATCCATCCTGGCGCTCGAACGCATCTATATCAATGGCGGGCGGCGCGGTTTTCTCGTCTCGCTGGCGCCGCAGGTGCTCATTGATTTGCTCAAGGCCAAGCCGGTGCAGTGCGCGCTGCAGGATTAA
- the plsY gene encoding glycerol-3-phosphate 1-O-acyltransferase PlsY, protein MNPVITTVAMTVAAYLLGSISFAVVMSKVYGIADPRTYGSKNPGATNVLRSGNKGAAVMTLLGDGAKGWLAVFLADHFASALGVGDTAVALVAIAVFLGHLWPVFFRFVGGKGVATALGVLLGINPWLGLATLATWLIIAYAFRYSSLAALVAALFAPFYYGLLFGVDPILLAVIVMSVLLAYRHSQNIANLLSGKESKIGGKKDGAKAPVKKK, encoded by the coding sequence ATGAATCCAGTAATCACAACCGTGGCAATGACAGTGGCCGCTTACTTGCTCGGCTCGATATCGTTTGCCGTGGTGATGAGCAAGGTCTACGGCATTGCCGATCCGCGCACCTATGGCTCGAAAAATCCGGGCGCCACCAACGTGCTGCGCAGCGGCAACAAGGGCGCGGCCGTCATGACGCTGCTGGGCGATGGCGCCAAGGGCTGGCTGGCCGTGTTCCTGGCCGACCATTTTGCCAGCGCCCTGGGCGTGGGCGACACGGCCGTGGCGCTGGTGGCCATCGCCGTCTTCCTCGGCCATCTGTGGCCCGTGTTCTTCCGCTTTGTCGGCGGCAAGGGCGTGGCCACGGCCCTGGGCGTATTGCTGGGGATTAATCCCTGGCTGGGCCTGGCGACCCTGGCCACCTGGCTGATCATCGCCTACGCGTTTCGCTATTCCTCGCTGGCAGCGCTGGTGGCGGCCCTGTTCGCGCCGTTTTACTATGGCTTGCTGTTCGGCGTCGATCCGATCTTGCTGGCTGTCATCGTCATGAGCGTGCTGCTGGCTTACCGCCACAGCCAGAACATCGCGAACTTGCTCTCTGGCAAGGAAAGCAAGATCGGCGGCAAGAAGGATGGGGCCAAGGCGCCCGTGAAGAAAAAGTAG
- a CDS encoding efflux RND transporter permease subunit yields the protein MWMTKVSIQNPVFATMVMVALVVLGIFSYRGLGVESMPSVQFPFAAIEVNYPGASPEAVENDITRPIEDAVNTVSGIKTIRANSWEGRAGVYLEFELSTNMDKAMQDLRDKVALVRPRFPKEAKDPFIARAEGDNERPIATIVLTSTGHDLRSLSTMTEQIISKRFQGVAGVGQVKLRGLRARQILISMKPIELNAQGIGVDEVIRAIQATNTNLPAGSISHGAAEQLVRVEGKIKDAREFGKIIVARRAVGPVYLDQVATVVDGEQEELSISRMNGQQAVTMEITKVQDANVVEVGTGILKVAADLQKTLPPDIKLRVLDDESERMQSQLDNVKRTIIEGAVLTMVIVFLFLHSWRSTIITGLTLPISVLASFIAMKAFGFTLNFLTLMALSLCIGLLIDDAIVVRENIVRHLGMGKSHYQAANDGTNEIGLAVMATTFAIVAVFVPVAFMDGIIGRFFLQFGITVAVAVLVSLFVSFTLDPMLSSVWRDPVKDRFKYAPWLGRFMAWIETGIDRLHVWYGKVLGIALRWRKTTLATAFALFAGSLMLVPMIGGEMFPETDQGWVNLRFKTPVGSSLEYTDSKVRQIETALKEFPEIDSLVANIGTPDGRNAAEVNLKLTDIKTHKRRSQQELEKLIRERLAPIAGITLSVGNRPIFIAILGTDEGKLDAVAHRLMDKMRTIKGLADMEYSQEGANPSTTVKINNELASDLGLSVQQIGNALRPFVAGDTVSHWLASDGQNYDVNVQLPKSGRQKVADLADLSLASSKFDANGKPIMIPLRQVVEFVPSSSPQVLKRQALQRRVAIYAGVQGRPAGDVDADVQKAMKSIDLPPGVRFDVAGNAQQMAETMGGAMMALGIAVIFIYLVLASQFGSFLQPIAIMVSLPLSLIGVLLALLMTGSTLNIFSVIGFIMLMGLVTKNAILLVDFTNQRQREGLGQFEALMEAGQVRLRPILMTTLAMVFGMLPMAIGMGDGGESQAPMGRAVIGGVITSTLLTLVVVPVAYTYLDSLGKRAARFFGGGEHAHADADQAPAAH from the coding sequence ATGTGGATGACCAAAGTCAGTATTCAAAACCCCGTCTTCGCCACCATGGTCATGGTGGCGCTGGTGGTGCTCGGTATCTTCTCCTACCGGGGCCTGGGCGTGGAGAGCATGCCCAGCGTGCAGTTCCCGTTCGCCGCCATTGAAGTGAACTACCCGGGCGCCTCGCCGGAAGCCGTGGAAAACGACATCACGCGCCCCATCGAGGACGCCGTCAACACCGTCAGCGGCATCAAGACCATCCGCGCCAACTCGTGGGAAGGACGCGCCGGCGTCTACCTGGAATTCGAGCTGTCGACCAACATGGACAAGGCCATGCAGGACTTGCGCGACAAGGTGGCGCTGGTCCGTCCGCGCTTCCCGAAGGAAGCCAAGGACCCGTTCATCGCGCGCGCCGAAGGCGACAACGAACGCCCCATCGCCACCATCGTGCTCACATCCACCGGGCATGACCTGCGCTCGCTGTCGACCATGACGGAGCAGATCATCAGCAAGCGCTTCCAGGGCGTGGCCGGCGTGGGACAAGTCAAGCTGCGCGGCCTGCGCGCGCGCCAGATCCTCATCAGCATGAAGCCGATCGAGCTCAATGCCCAGGGCATCGGCGTCGATGAAGTCATCCGCGCCATCCAGGCGACGAATACCAATTTGCCGGCCGGCTCGATCAGCCATGGCGCGGCCGAACAGCTGGTGCGCGTGGAAGGCAAGATCAAGGATGCGCGCGAATTCGGCAAGATCATCGTCGCGCGCCGCGCCGTCGGCCCCGTCTACCTGGACCAGGTGGCCACCGTGGTCGACGGCGAGCAGGAAGAACTGTCGATTTCGCGCATGAACGGCCAGCAAGCCGTGACCATGGAAATCACCAAGGTGCAGGACGCCAACGTGGTCGAAGTGGGCACCGGCATCCTGAAAGTGGCGGCGGACCTGCAAAAGACGCTGCCGCCCGATATCAAGCTGCGCGTGCTCGACGACGAATCGGAACGCATGCAAAGCCAGCTCGATAACGTCAAGCGCACCATCATCGAAGGCGCCGTGCTGACCATGGTGATCGTCTTCCTGTTCCTGCACTCGTGGCGTTCGACCATCATCACGGGCTTGACCCTGCCGATCTCCGTGCTGGCCAGCTTCATCGCCATGAAGGCGTTTGGTTTTACGCTGAACTTTTTGACCCTGATGGCGCTGTCCTTGTGCATCGGCCTGTTGATCGATGACGCCATCGTGGTGCGCGAAAACATCGTGCGCCACCTGGGCATGGGCAAGAGCCACTACCAGGCGGCCAACGACGGCACCAATGAAATCGGCCTCGCCGTGATGGCCACCACGTTCGCCATCGTCGCCGTGTTCGTGCCGGTCGCCTTCATGGACGGCATCATCGGCCGCTTCTTCCTGCAGTTCGGCATCACCGTGGCCGTCGCCGTGCTCGTCTCGCTGTTCGTCAGCTTCACGCTCGACCCCATGCTGTCGTCCGTCTGGCGCGACCCCGTCAAGGACCGCTTCAAGTACGCGCCGTGGCTGGGCCGCTTCATGGCCTGGATCGAGACGGGCATCGACCGCCTGCACGTCTGGTACGGCAAGGTACTGGGTATTGCCCTGCGCTGGCGCAAGACGACCTTGGCCACGGCCTTCGCCCTGTTCGCGGGCAGCCTGATGCTCGTGCCCATGATCGGCGGCGAGATGTTCCCCGAGACGGACCAGGGCTGGGTCAACCTGCGCTTCAAGACGCCCGTCGGCTCCAGCCTCGAATACACGGACAGCAAAGTGCGCCAGATCGAAACGGCCTTGAAAGAATTTCCCGAGATCGACAGCCTGGTGGCCAATATCGGCACGCCCGATGGACGCAACGCGGCCGAAGTGAACCTGAAGCTGACGGACATCAAGACGCACAAGCGCCGCTCGCAGCAGGAACTGGAAAAACTGATCCGCGAACGCCTGGCGCCGATTGCCGGCATTACCCTGTCGGTCGGCAACCGCCCCATCTTCATCGCCATCCTGGGCACGGACGAAGGCAAGCTCGATGCGGTGGCACACCGCCTGATGGACAAGATGCGCACCATCAAGGGTCTGGCCGACATGGAGTACAGCCAGGAAGGCGCCAATCCGTCGACCACCGTGAAGATCAACAACGAACTGGCCAGCGACCTGGGACTGTCGGTGCAGCAGATCGGCAATGCCCTGCGTCCGTTCGTGGCGGGCGACACGGTCAGCCACTGGCTGGCGTCCGACGGGCAAAACTATGACGTCAACGTGCAGCTGCCCAAGTCAGGCCGGCAAAAGGTGGCCGACCTGGCCGACCTGTCGCTGGCATCCAGCAAGTTTGACGCGAACGGCAAGCCCATCATGATTCCGCTGCGCCAGGTGGTCGAATTCGTGCCCTCGTCCAGCCCGCAAGTGCTGAAACGCCAGGCCTTGCAGCGCCGCGTCGCCATCTATGCGGGCGTGCAGGGCCGCCCTGCCGGCGACGTCGACGCCGACGTGCAGAAAGCCATGAAATCCATCGACCTGCCGCCCGGCGTGCGCTTCGACGTGGCCGGCAATGCGCAGCAGATGGCCGAAACCATGGGCGGCGCGATGATGGCGCTGGGGATCGCCGTGATCTTCATCTACCTGGTGCTGGCGTCGCAGTTCGGCAGCTTTTTGCAGCCGATCGCCATCATGGTGTCGTTGCCGCTCTCCTTGATCGGCGTGCTGCTGGCCCTCCTCATGACGGGCAGCACCCTGAACATTTTCTCCGTGATCGGCTTCATCATGCTGATGGGCCTGGTCACCAAGAATGCGATTTTGCTGGTGGACTTCACCAACCAGCGCCAGCGCGAAGGCCTGGGGCAGTTTGAAGCGCTGATGGAAGCGGGGCAAGTGCGCTTGCGCCCCATCCTGATGACGACCCTGGCGATGGTCTTCGGCATGCTGCCGATGGCCATCGGCATGGGCGACGGCGGCGAATCGCAGGCGCCCATGGGCCGCGCCGTCATCGGCGGCGTCATCACCTCGACGCTATTGACGCTGGTGGTGGTGCCCGTCGCCTACACCTACCTCGACAGCCTGGGCAAGCGCGCCGCGCGCTTTTTCGGTGGCGGCGAGCATGCCCATGCCGACGCTGACCAGGCACCCGCAGCCCATTAA
- a CDS encoding EAL domain-containing protein gives MSDRIVGAAPSPGRLLAAAEPQAGPAGKALDLLSIIVAAVEQAPGLAVRGIDRDGIVRYWSAGAARLYGVAAELALGQPWARVAASLPDAASLAEDVAGELAAVWESGKARGMRLWKLDADGAAPRCICSTVFPVMQSGRVRQVVCIDVDITASGQDGAAQGALLLMGDNFRQLYDKSADAIVLLRDEYIAEANPAAITLFQCEDRPRLLGRRLSDFSPLRQPDGELSSLRGTQLAAQAHADGNCRYDWRYQTCAGQLFWGEVLLTSVTLDHTYLFYAVIRDISSRKLAERALYLSVQVIEHASVAIVVMDPQQRVVSMNPAYSEISGYSLDDMLGKPFVQHGVEPDAPAFFDHVWDEVEANGYWQGDITGQRKAGGRYPAWLSLTAIRDSQGQLSNYLAILNDISERKKNEEHTRHLAEHDFLTDLPNRVLLLDRLSLALATARRKLSMLAILYLDLDHFKHINDSMGHHVGDLLLKEVARRLVRCVRGVDTVSRHGGDEFVIILAEVGGIDQVAHVASSLLHAVTQPYQLGEYELQVSTSIGVAIFPSDGDSIEALVHNADIAMYHAKEGGRNNFQFFNAEMNAQIIERASLEQGLRAALGRDEFVLEFQPALDVASGQIVGAEALLRWRHPQLGVLPPERFIAVAEECGLMVSIGNWVLQQACRRARAWHDAGQAWRVAVNLSPAQCLHNNLLLSVQEALAVSGLPAACLELEVTESLLMKGGARLAGVLAQLRALGVRLAIDDFGTGYSRLANLRHYPVDKLKIDPSFLPAAADGTAGEADTMVAATIIAMARELQLTVIAEGVETAQQLAYLRAQGCQQYQGRYASAQVAGSVLAKLLN, from the coding sequence ATGTCTGATCGGATTGTCGGAGCCGCGCCGTCGCCGGGCCGTTTGCTTGCCGCTGCCGAACCGCAGGCGGGGCCGGCCGGCAAGGCCTTGGACTTGCTGTCCATCATTGTTGCCGCCGTCGAACAGGCGCCTGGCCTGGCCGTGCGTGGCATCGACCGCGACGGCATCGTGCGCTACTGGAGCGCTGGCGCGGCGCGCCTGTACGGCGTGGCGGCCGAGCTGGCGCTGGGCCAGCCGTGGGCCAGGGTGGCCGCTTCGCTGCCGGATGCCGCCAGCCTGGCCGAGGATGTCGCCGGCGAACTGGCCGCCGTGTGGGAGAGCGGCAAGGCGCGCGGCATGCGCCTGTGGAAGCTGGACGCCGACGGCGCCGCGCCGCGCTGCATCTGTTCCACCGTGTTTCCCGTCATGCAGTCCGGACGTGTGCGGCAAGTGGTGTGCATCGATGTCGACATCACGGCCAGCGGCCAGGATGGCGCCGCGCAGGGTGCCTTGCTGCTGATGGGCGACAATTTCCGCCAGCTGTACGACAAGTCCGCCGACGCCATCGTATTGCTGCGCGACGAGTACATCGCCGAAGCGAATCCGGCCGCCATTACCCTGTTTCAATGTGAAGACCGGCCACGGCTGCTGGGGCGCCGCCTCAGCGACTTTTCGCCGCTGCGCCAGCCCGATGGCGAATTGTCGTCGTTGCGCGGCACGCAGCTGGCGGCACAGGCCCACGCCGACGGCAACTGCCGCTACGACTGGCGCTATCAGACGTGCGCGGGCCAGCTGTTCTGGGGCGAAGTGCTGCTCACTTCCGTCACGCTCGACCACACCTATCTGTTTTACGCCGTGATCCGCGATATTTCCTCGCGCAAACTGGCCGAGCGGGCCCTGTATTTGTCGGTACAGGTCATCGAGCATGCCAGTGTGGCCATCGTCGTGATGGACCCGCAGCAGCGCGTCGTCAGCATGAATCCCGCGTACAGCGAAATCAGCGGCTACAGCCTGGACGACATGCTGGGCAAGCCTTTCGTCCAGCACGGCGTGGAGCCGGACGCGCCGGCGTTTTTTGACCACGTGTGGGACGAAGTCGAGGCCAACGGCTATTGGCAAGGCGATATCACGGGCCAGCGCAAGGCGGGCGGGCGCTACCCGGCCTGGCTGTCGCTGACGGCCATCCGCGACAGCCAGGGGCAATTGAGCAATTACCTGGCCATCCTCAACGATATCAGCGAGCGCAAGAAAAACGAGGAGCACACGCGCCACCTGGCCGAGCACGATTTCCTGACCGACTTGCCGAACCGGGTGCTGCTGCTGGACCGGCTGTCGCTGGCGCTGGCGACCGCGCGGCGCAAGCTGAGCATGCTGGCCATCCTGTACCTGGACCTCGATCATTTCAAGCACATCAATGACAGCATGGGCCACCATGTGGGCGATTTGCTGCTCAAGGAAGTGGCGCGGCGCCTGGTGCGCTGCGTGCGCGGCGTCGACACGGTCAGCCGGCATGGCGGCGACGAGTTCGTCATCATCCTGGCCGAGGTGGGCGGCATCGACCAGGTGGCCCATGTGGCGTCGAGTCTGCTGCATGCCGTCACGCAGCCCTATCAGCTGGGCGAATACGAACTGCAGGTATCGACCTCGATCGGCGTGGCCATCTTTCCCAGCGATGGCGACAGCATCGAGGCCCTCGTGCACAACGCCGATATCGCCATGTACCATGCCAAGGAAGGCGGGCGTAACAATTTCCAGTTTTTCAATGCCGAGATGAATGCGCAAATCATCGAGCGGGCCAGCCTGGAGCAGGGCTTGCGCGCCGCGCTGGGTCGCGATGAATTCGTGCTGGAGTTCCAGCCCGCGCTCGATGTTGCTAGCGGGCAAATCGTCGGCGCCGAAGCGCTGTTGCGCTGGCGCCACCCGCAACTGGGCGTGCTGCCGCCCGAGCGCTTCATCGCCGTGGCCGAGGAGTGCGGCTTGATGGTGTCGATTGGCAACTGGGTGCTGCAGCAAGCTTGCCGACGCGCGCGCGCCTGGCACGATGCGGGCCAGGCCTGGCGCGTGGCCGTGAACCTGTCGCCGGCGCAATGCCTGCACAATAATTTATTGCTCAGCGTGCAAGAGGCGCTGGCCGTGTCGGGTTTGCCCGCCGCCTGCCTGGAACTGGAAGTGACGGAGTCATTGCTGATGAAGGGCGGCGCGCGCCTGGCCGGCGTGCTGGCGCAGCTGCGCGCGCTGGGCGTCAGGCTGGCCATCGACGATTTCGGCACCGGCTATTCGCGCCTGGCCAATCTGCGCCATTACCCGGTGGATAAACTCAAGATCGACCCATCCTTCCTGCCCGCCGCGGCGGATGGCACGGCAGGCGAAGCCGACACGATGGTCGCCGCCACCATCATCGCCATGGCGCGCGAGCTGCAATTGACGGTGATTGCCGAAGGCGTGGAAACGGCGCAGCAACTGGCGTATCTGCGGGCACAGGGCTGCCAGCAATACCAGGGGCGCTATGCCAGCGCGCAAGTCGCGGGCAGTGTTCTGGCGAAGTTATTGAACTAG
- a CDS encoding MgtC/SapB family protein: protein MVVFDFSLRVAAALTLGAMIGAERQLRQRMAGLRTNALVSVGASLFVMVSVLEGDPDGHLRIAAQVVSGIGFLGAGVIMREGMTVRGLNTAATLWCSAAIGVLCGLGFALEAAIGTGFVLVANLVLRHLAQRINAHGSEAGIETESIYRVTAVCEAEQEVQVRKLMLRLISGMPALMLQSLHSEDAAQAGRIEVRADLLTPLSSLGLLEQIVSQVSLEGSVSAVRWALVNNAEFVAERGV, encoded by the coding sequence ATGGTGGTATTTGATTTTTCGCTGCGCGTTGCCGCGGCATTGACCCTGGGCGCCATGATCGGCGCCGAACGCCAGCTGCGCCAGCGCATGGCGGGCCTGCGCACGAACGCGCTGGTGTCCGTCGGCGCCTCGCTGTTCGTGATGGTTTCCGTACTCGAAGGCGATCCCGATGGCCACCTGCGCATCGCCGCGCAGGTGGTGTCGGGCATCGGCTTTCTCGGTGCCGGCGTCATCATGCGCGAGGGCATGACCGTGCGCGGCCTGAACACGGCCGCCACCCTGTGGTGCTCGGCCGCCATCGGCGTGCTGTGCGGACTCGGTTTCGCGCTGGAAGCGGCCATCGGCACGGGCTTCGTGCTGGTCGCCAACCTGGTGCTGCGCCACCTGGCGCAACGCATCAACGCCCACGGCAGCGAGGCGGGCATCGAGACGGAAAGCATCTACCGCGTGACGGCTGTGTGCGAGGCGGAGCAGGAAGTGCAGGTGCGCAAGCTGATGCTGCGCCTGATCAGCGGCATGCCGGCGCTGATGCTGCAATCCCTGCACAGCGAAGACGCGGCGCAGGCCGGGCGCATCGAAGTGCGCGCCGACCTGCTCACGCCCTTGTCCAGCCTGGGATTGCTGGAGCAGATCGTCAGCCAGGTCAGCCTGGAAGGCAGCGTCTCGGCCGTGCGCTGGGCGCTGGTGAACAACGCGGAATTTGTCGCCGAACGGGGAGTCTGA
- a CDS encoding efflux RND transporter periplasmic adaptor subunit — MKNETLPPASPLAATRRRRWRTPVLILVVLGLAGGGWTVMQSKQQAAKAAELQASKKKEQAKSPVHELAQGDVAAIDARALTISLPLSGSLAPVTQATIKAKVSGVIQETTLQEGQQVANGQILVRLDAADLRARLTQQQAMLDEAQARLSMAAKNEANSQALLKQKYISQTAYDTTQNSVDLARANVKSAAAMVDIARIALADTVIRAPMAGIVSKRHLQAGEKVSPDMPVYTIVNLAQLTLEAPVPSAEIPRIKLGQDVHFKVDGFGARDFAGKVTRINPTTESGSRAMLVYIAVDNGDGALRGGMFAKGSIVTERSIVAPLVPLTAVRNEKQGAVVYALVNNKVVAQPVTLGLRNEDEGYAEVTSGLVPGAKVIIARLDGVKPGHSVTFAAPATAPAPAAPAAVLARKD, encoded by the coding sequence ATGAAAAACGAGACCCTGCCCCCCGCCTCTCCCCTTGCCGCCACGCGCCGCCGGCGCTGGCGCACCCCCGTGCTGATCCTCGTCGTACTGGGTCTGGCCGGGGGCGGATGGACCGTCATGCAATCGAAGCAACAGGCGGCCAAGGCTGCCGAATTGCAAGCGAGCAAGAAGAAGGAGCAGGCAAAGTCCCCCGTGCATGAACTGGCGCAGGGCGACGTGGCCGCCATCGATGCGCGCGCGCTGACCATCAGCCTGCCCCTGTCCGGCTCGCTGGCGCCCGTGACCCAGGCCACCATCAAGGCCAAGGTCTCGGGCGTCATCCAGGAAACGACCTTGCAGGAAGGCCAGCAAGTGGCCAACGGGCAAATCCTCGTGCGCCTGGATGCGGCCGACCTGCGCGCCCGCCTGACACAGCAGCAAGCCATGCTGGACGAAGCGCAGGCGCGCCTGTCCATGGCGGCCAAGAACGAGGCGAACAGCCAGGCCCTGCTCAAGCAAAAATACATTTCGCAAACGGCCTACGACACGACGCAAAACTCGGTCGACCTGGCGCGCGCCAACGTCAAGTCCGCCGCCGCCATGGTCGATATCGCCCGCATCGCGCTGGCCGACACGGTGATCCGCGCACCGATGGCCGGCATCGTCAGCAAGCGCCACCTGCAGGCCGGCGAAAAAGTCTCGCCCGACATGCCCGTCTACACCATCGTCAACCTGGCCCAGCTGACCCTGGAAGCGCCCGTGCCCAGCGCGGAGATTCCCCGCATCAAGCTGGGGCAAGACGTGCACTTCAAGGTCGACGGCTTCGGCGCGCGCGACTTTGCCGGCAAGGTCACGCGCATCAACCCCACCACCGAGAGCGGCTCGCGCGCCATGCTGGTCTACATCGCCGTCGACAATGGCGATGGCGCGCTGCGCGGCGGCATGTTCGCCAAGGGCAGCATCGTCACCGAGCGATCAATCGTGGCGCCGCTGGTGCCGTTGACGGCCGTGCGCAATGAAAAGCAGGGCGCCGTCGTGTACGCGCTGGTGAACAACAAGGTGGTCGCCCAGCCCGTCACACTGGGACTGCGCAACGAGGATGAAGGCTATGCGGAAGTCACATCCGGCCTGGTGCCGGGCGCCAAAGTCATCATCGCCAGGCTCGATGGCGTGAAACCTGGCCACAGCGTGACCTTCGCCGCGCCCGCCACCGCACCCGCCCCAGCTGCACCGGCGGCCGTGCTGGCACGGAAGGACTGA
- a CDS encoding endonuclease/exonuclease/phosphatase family protein, with protein MQQEIRFATFNVCNLAPAGAKLYDNLEPLSPAQYEAKAEWTARQIDLLDADVIGFQEIFSQAALRDVLSRTRHYRAAALAGHDAMDAAGRMLPTVALVSRLPLAGAGVAWTNFPAGVSVSADDNVCRFARAPLHVQVIFPGGQLTDVVVVHLKSRRPDYRHGDGNDAIAYALANLRSLQRRGAEAVALRVLASELCHSSRPRIVLGDFNDIANAVTTSIVMGAGAPCEPGMEMRERLYDANAIALRQDAARHAGYTNIHDSAYMTIDHILVSEHFHPASPRAIGVLQDVTYLNDHLLLGLPYASDHGQVLARIKLLGNIT; from the coding sequence ATGCAGCAAGAAATCCGCTTTGCCACATTCAATGTCTGCAACCTTGCCCCCGCCGGGGCGAAATTGTATGACAACCTGGAACCGTTGAGCCCGGCGCAATACGAGGCCAAGGCGGAATGGACGGCGCGGCAGATCGACCTGCTCGACGCCGACGTGATCGGTTTCCAGGAAATTTTCTCGCAAGCGGCCCTGCGCGACGTGCTGTCGCGCACGCGCCATTACCGCGCAGCCGCCCTGGCCGGACACGATGCGATGGACGCCGCCGGACGCATGCTGCCCACGGTGGCGCTCGTGTCGCGCCTGCCGCTGGCCGGCGCCGGAGTTGCCTGGACGAATTTCCCGGCCGGCGTGAGCGTGTCCGCCGATGACAATGTCTGCCGCTTCGCCCGCGCACCGCTGCACGTGCAGGTCATCTTTCCGGGAGGACAACTCACCGACGTGGTCGTGGTGCACTTGAAATCGCGCCGGCCCGACTACCGCCACGGCGACGGCAACGATGCCATCGCCTACGCACTGGCCAACCTGCGCTCGCTGCAGCGGCGCGGCGCGGAAGCGGTGGCCCTGCGCGTGCTGGCAAGCGAACTGTGCCACAGCAGCCGTCCCCGCATCGTGCTGGGCGACTTCAACGACATCGCCAATGCCGTCACCACGTCCATCGTCATGGGCGCGGGCGCACCGTGCGAACCAGGCATGGAAATGCGAGAACGCCTGTATGACGCCAACGCCATCGCCCTGCGCCAGGATGCGGCGCGCCACGCGGGCTACACGAACATCCACGACAGCGCCTACATGACGATCGACCATATCCTCGTATCCGAACATTTTCATCCCGCCTCGCCGCGCGCCATCGGCGTGCTGCAGGACGTGACTTATCTCAACGACCATTTGCTGCTGGGCCTGCCATATGCGTCCGACCATGGCCAGGTGCTGGCGCGCATCAAGCTGCTGGGAAACATTACCTAG